The sequence below is a genomic window from Hemitrygon akajei chromosome 2, sHemAka1.3, whole genome shotgun sequence.
GTAGTGGACACTGTGATTCTGATGTTGTTACCAAGGGCTGGGTCACAGGTGGGAAACAGGAAGGAATATGGATGGATTCTCTGTCCACAGCTCCCATCATATCTGAGGGAGGGCAGCATTGAGGAAAAATGATGTGGTCTTAAACACTGTGGGCAGATGGTGGAGAAGATGGAGGCTGAATTAGAATCAGCAGATTGTTTCTCAGCTGGGTGAAACATCTACTGCCCATTGTGGAAATGGTTGCAATATCTTCCAGTTATTTATTGGCCGAGAACAAATGACAATGTAAGCCATGCCCTTTTTCATCTTCTTCACCACGCCTGCTTTTGACACTGTTGGATTTTGCTTCTGTTCCTCTGAGATATTCACATTGGTAACTTTCTCTATTAACTCTGCCCACTCCTTGACCTCCCTCAGTGCCTGAATTCTGTCCAGGAACCCAGGCTTGGCCTCTTCTTTCTCAGAAAGAATCAGGAGCTCAATGTAGGCTGGGATGGATAACGGATTTGGTCTCAGAGCTATCTCTTCAAGTCTTCTAATGCTCTGGGATAATTGTTCAATAAACTCCAGCACTGTATCCTGAACCACATCAAACTCTTGCTGAAGCCTCGCGATGATTTCTGCTGAGTCATCGTCTCACCATAGGCTGtctcataattttttttttcagctCATCATACATTCTCTTCTCCTTTTTGGTTACATAGTCAAACTTGCATTTCTGGTTGAAGTGAACCTTCCAGACACAATTTTGGGGACAGACAGTGCATTTCCCATTTCTGTCCATTGCTGCACATCGTGATTTTTCTGCATCATTTGCTAATTTACAGGGATAGTGACAGGTGAAGCGACATTTCTGACAGTTGGTTATGTAATTGCCAGTCTCACTGATATCTTCCTGTACTGGAACAGTAATTTAAATCTCATACTCAAAGTTTTTATTTGCATCCAGCTCGGTCTGGTGTTGGTTCAGAACTTGTTGTGTttttctgagttcctcctgttTGCTCAGGCCAGCTTGGATCTGAATCTGCAACACCTCCACTGTAGTCTCCAGCTGCTCACGTTCCCTCAAAACCTCTTTGGTCAAAGATAAACATTTTGCTTCCATCTTGCTGAGAGCTCTAAAGAATTTCTTCATACTGTTTTCTCCCATCTTCCAGAATGTTGCATCAAAATTATTATCATCATCTTCCCCGCTGTCATCAGAAGTACCCTTATCGGCAGCATTCCCAGGTTCCAGACGCTGGGCAAATACAACTGAATTGTTAAACTTGAAGTGAATTGGCATACCATTTTTATCTTTGAGACATGGTACCTCAGCTACCTTCAAAGCCTCCAGAACAGGGGGACACTGTCCATCTGCAAATGTCACTAATATCTGAATGTTCTCTGCAATATCTTTGCCAAAAACAGAAAGAATTGAATCAAAAATATATTTCTCTGTGTGAGCCAGGTGAGCCAAAGAGGCTTGAACAACAAAACACACAGCATCAATTTGATCAATACCCCGTCGGGCGGTGAAAAACTCTCGGATGTGCTCAGTGATCAAGTGATCTCGGCTTATTCCCCTGGTGTCTCCAAATCCTGGTATATCGATGACAGTCAGAGAGTAATCAATTTTAAATCCTTCCTGGTGATGGAGTTCATAGGCAGTGATAGAGGATGTCTGACTTTCAGCCTGGGATTTTCCTGTTTCTTCATCTATTAACTTGTATCTGAAGTCATCTTCCCATTTCACGCCCAAGATGTAGTTAATCATCCCATTGATGAGGGTCGTCTTTCCTGACCCTGTTGCTCCCAGAACCATAATTGTcttcattttgtgttttgtattggGCTTTCCAAAGGAGCATTTCACAAGGTGTTTCGTATGATCAAATATCTTCTCCTTTACGTTCAGCTTGTAAATAGAAGGGTTTCCTTTGGATATCAATGGAGATTCTCTCAGAAGTTTCTGGGTTATTCTGTTTGGTGCATTTACTGTTTCTATTAAAACCTCATCACTTGCTGCACTGCAACCTGATTCCCCACAGTCAGCAGACACTCGGACTCTGTATTTTTTCTTTGATTTCAATCCCTTTAGCTGATAGTGGCGTTGTGTATCATTTGTCTTCACTTTCTTCCATATTCCACACTCCATTTTGGACCCAACTGCTGTCTCTTCTTTACATTCAATTTTGTTCTGAACTATTTTAACACCATCTCCAATCTGTTTTGGAATATCCAGTGTCAGAGTGGCAATTGGTGAACAATATTCGAAGGCCAGTTGACCAAGTGAACTTGTAGGACGAGTGATGTACCGACAGCTGTCACTAGCCTTGCTGACACCTACCTTAGACACAGCTCTGTATTGGAAATGATACTCGTTGTGTGGCTGCAACCCAGATATTGTGAAGCACTGGGATTTATCAGGTGTAACCACAGATGTCCATCCCTCCTGCTGGGGGCCTCGGTACTCTACCTTGTAACCCACAATCTCACCGGCACCATATCTGGGTGGATGTAACTGCAGTGTCACACTGTCATGTGATGTTTGATGAACTATTGGTCTCTTTGGCTGTGATGGGGGTTCAAAGCATGGGTTCTCCAGAG
It includes:
- the LOC140721105 gene encoding uncharacterized protein; protein product: MADEISSALHMALDHLDNTSTYVRVTQFPALSAMMCEVVELSTLGRPFRPGMLYDCRSDTLIPGITLWDSQTLQNNLSSQDQPSTEFHIITLDSMEKKAAALNVSESLKASLLIGAVEVKGSAKYLTDTKGSKRQARVTLQYKTTTRFEKLTMSHLGKLNISDPSVFDEGSATHVVTAVLYGAQAFFVFDQMVSPAEELQDVQRNMEAMITRLPEFAVQGEDSLKMTEEQKSNAEKFSCTFYGDFSLKNNPTTFQDAINTYATLPSLLGSGGENSVPVRVALYPLSKLNSKAAQVVREISVGLISHCQRVLEQLSEAVMRCNDMLKDRVSIQFPEIGKFREMCLEYKWVFNGTLARVLPSIRRGKEKQGSLVDVLKNRELSPFSQQSLATWLDDKEEEMKAVGHYLRMFEDIPSVKSKRELDDELMDPTIDYVVCFTFTSLHQDELYLSEAKNYLQSLSAQKMQSPTPAIGACVTRHSNDFFCHPSVSRKMKKKSQLFLDFATANKLDGKVKFLVASVKDDSQTGASIFLYRAGSLENPCFEPPSQPKRPIVHQTSHDSVTLQLHPPRYGAGEIVGYKVEYRGPQQEGWTSVVTPDKSQCFTISGLQPHNEYHFQYRAVSKVGVSKASDSCRYITRPTSSLGQLAFEYCSPIATLTLDIPKQIGDGVKIVQNKIECKEETAVGSKMECGIWKKVKTNDTQRHYQLKGLKSKKKYRVRVSADCGESGCSAASDEVLIETVNAPNRITQKLLRESPLISKGNPSIYKLNVKEKIFDHTKHLVKCSFGKPNTKHKMKTIMVLGATGSGKTTLINGMINYILGVKWEDDFRYKLIDEETGKSQAESQTSSITAYELHHQEGFKIDYSLTVIDIPGFGDTRGISRDHLITEHIREFFTARRGIDQIDAVCFVVQASLAHLAHTEKYIFDSILSVFGKDIAENIQILVTFADGQCPPVLEALKVAEVPCLKDKNGMPIHFKFNNSVVFAQRLEPGNAADKGTSDDSGEDDDNNFDATFWKMGENSMKKFFRALSKMEAKCLSLTKEVLREREQLETTVEVLQIQIQAGLSKQEELRKTQQVLNQHQTELDANKNFEYEI